A genomic window from Cloacibacillus evryensis DSM 19522 includes:
- a CDS encoding NAD(+)/NADH kinase, whose amino-acid sequence MEKNDKKVGLLFNTQKPEAIEMAWRLWRWGKENGVHFLLPPHEASAIALPEVTDETWRKEVSFAVILGGDGTFLRAARYIFGSDVPLYGINLGRLGFLAIGNPGSAEEDIKSILDGHYTLQCRRLLKGQVWRGGRLVHELHALNDLVISKGSLARVIDLEVKVGKEILSLFLADGLILSTPTGSTAYALSAGGPIVPPHVPCMIMAPICAHTLYARPVILSDTDNIIVIPKGDARSLMLTQDGQLGYELLPGDELHVMLDNEIYVQTIQLIGRSYYDLLREKLRWGFNGIRDGGD is encoded by the coding sequence ATGGAAAAAAACGATAAAAAAGTCGGTTTGCTATTCAACACGCAGAAGCCCGAAGCGATAGAAATGGCCTGGCGGCTCTGGCGCTGGGGCAAAGAAAATGGCGTGCATTTTCTGCTGCCGCCGCACGAGGCCTCCGCGATCGCCCTTCCCGAAGTTACGGACGAGACGTGGCGCAAAGAGGTCTCCTTCGCCGTCATCCTCGGCGGAGACGGCACCTTCCTGCGCGCAGCGCGCTACATCTTCGGTTCCGACGTCCCCCTCTACGGAATAAACCTCGGACGCCTCGGCTTCCTCGCGATCGGAAATCCCGGCTCGGCGGAAGAAGACATCAAGTCGATCCTCGACGGGCACTACACCCTCCAGTGCCGCCGCCTCCTCAAAGGGCAGGTATGGCGCGGAGGACGGCTCGTGCATGAGCTCCACGCCCTCAACGACCTCGTCATCTCCAAGGGCAGCCTCGCGCGCGTCATCGACCTTGAAGTCAAGGTCGGCAAAGAGATACTCTCGCTCTTCCTCGCCGACGGCCTCATACTCTCAACGCCGACCGGCTCCACGGCCTACGCGCTCTCCGCCGGCGGCCCGATCGTGCCGCCGCACGTCCCCTGCATGATAATGGCGCCGATATGCGCCCACACCCTCTACGCGAGGCCGGTGATCCTCAGCGACACCGACAACATCATCGTCATCCCCAAAGGAGACGCGCGCAGCCTCATGCTCACGCAGGACGGACAGCTCGGCTACGAGCTGCTGCCAGGCGACGAACTGCACGTGATGCTCGACAACGAAATATACGTCCAGACCATCCAGCTCATCGGGCGCAGCTACTACGACCTGCTGAGGGAAAAGCTGCGCTGGGGGTTCAACGGTATCAGAGACGGAGGCGACTGA
- a CDS encoding AAA family ATPase: MIEELEIHGIGGIREASLNFGGDFIVITGESGAGKSSLVRALEFIAGRRAQLNHIHTLEESCEVRAVMTSEPIPGISEKCQPQEKMLIARRTFARSGKGKATLQEQTVPLTILAHAMETNIVIQSQFAQLGLLDPLKQLELVDSCGGEELKRALAELESAFTSALSTEKEIFALKKRRKESESRFDDAPSVIRQIKTLELTEESEAEWEKELREIERNEASQRSLRLIAEKMNNAEGGLLDQFEKIAKNLSGYAAGEDKRWHNAIEKTLSGAQELSNLIAEACRGGISAEETEEAKDRIEKKLGMLRKMKRTLNIQSAAALIAYAKEAGQELEWLSDSHKKLEELEKRAQALRRETSRLAIEVRALRKESAKELAAKVNGHLNGLGMEYAAFNIEIEPLDRVRSTGAENAIFTLALPDQKPLPVGKNASGGELSRILIALQLSVGDDKLPGTLVFDEVEAGLGGKTALLAGCKLRQLAKRCRTVLITHQATIAAMADQHFVVKREGENTEITEVSGEAREREIARMLSGDESSYEALEHAKALLENSGGE; encoded by the coding sequence TTGATAGAAGAGCTTGAGATCCACGGAATAGGCGGCATCAGGGAGGCCTCCCTCAACTTCGGGGGCGACTTCATCGTCATCACCGGCGAAAGCGGAGCCGGCAAAAGCAGCCTCGTCCGCGCGCTGGAATTCATCGCCGGCCGCCGCGCGCAGCTGAACCATATCCACACGCTTGAAGAGAGCTGCGAGGTACGGGCGGTCATGACCTCCGAACCGATACCGGGAATATCGGAGAAATGCCAGCCGCAGGAAAAAATGCTTATCGCGCGGCGCACATTCGCGAGAAGCGGCAAAGGAAAGGCCACCCTGCAGGAACAGACCGTGCCCCTTACGATACTGGCCCACGCGATGGAGACGAACATCGTCATCCAGAGCCAGTTTGCCCAGCTTGGCCTGCTGGACCCGCTGAAACAGTTGGAACTCGTCGACTCCTGCGGCGGCGAAGAGCTGAAAAGGGCGCTCGCGGAGCTTGAAAGCGCCTTCACCTCGGCGCTCTCGACGGAAAAAGAGATATTCGCCCTCAAAAAAAGACGCAAAGAGAGCGAGAGCCGCTTTGACGATGCTCCCTCCGTCATCAGGCAGATAAAGACGCTTGAGCTGACTGAGGAAAGCGAGGCCGAATGGGAAAAAGAGCTGCGCGAAATAGAAAGAAACGAGGCTTCTCAACGCTCGCTGCGCCTCATCGCGGAAAAAATGAACAACGCCGAGGGCGGCCTGCTGGATCAGTTTGAAAAAATCGCCAAAAACCTCTCCGGCTACGCCGCGGGAGAGGACAAACGCTGGCACAACGCCATAGAAAAGACCCTCAGCGGCGCGCAGGAGCTCTCGAACCTCATCGCCGAAGCCTGCCGCGGCGGGATCTCCGCGGAAGAGACGGAAGAGGCGAAAGATCGCATTGAGAAAAAACTCGGCATGCTCCGCAAGATGAAGCGCACCCTCAACATACAGAGCGCCGCGGCGCTGATCGCGTACGCGAAGGAAGCCGGGCAAGAGCTCGAATGGCTAAGCGATAGCCATAAAAAACTCGAAGAGCTCGAAAAAAGAGCACAGGCCCTGCGCCGCGAGACCTCGCGCCTCGCCATCGAAGTGCGCGCGCTCAGAAAAGAGTCGGCCAAAGAACTCGCCGCGAAAGTCAACGGGCACCTTAACGGGCTCGGCATGGAATACGCGGCATTCAACATCGAGATCGAACCGCTGGACCGCGTGCGCTCGACAGGCGCGGAAAACGCCATCTTCACCCTCGCGCTGCCCGACCAGAAACCGCTGCCCGTAGGCAAAAACGCCTCCGGCGGCGAGCTGTCGCGCATCCTTATCGCATTACAGCTCTCTGTAGGCGACGACAAACTGCCCGGGACACTAGTTTTCGACGAAGTGGAGGCGGGGCTCGGCGGCAAAACAGCGCTTCTGGCCGGCTGCAAACTGCGCCAGCTTGCCAAACGCTGCCGCACCGTGCTCATCACCCACCAGGCGACGATCGCGGCGATGGCCGACCAGCACTTCGTCGTCAAAAGAGAGGGAGAAAATACCGAAATAACGGAAGTCTCCGGCGAAGCCCGCGAACGCGAGATCGCGAGGATGCTCTCCGGCGACGAAAGCTCCTACGAGGCCCTCGAACACGCCAAAGCGCTGCTGGAAAACAGCGGCGGGGAATAG
- a CDS encoding ImmA/IrrE family metallo-endopeptidase, whose amino-acid sequence MVKENKAGKLTGFEIAELQKNARSKLGEYKKTYDIIGIQVFSMLGLCARIIYYPLGRDAPWGFTRMIGSKGEEVGDKPFVAINTSIPVDCQVFAAAHELYHIWYGDKADIVPATLLDESHEGRNELKANRFAAEFLVDAALLRQEIELYGISPNKITIKDILILASLFIVPYRTMVKRLQEIDVIDQKNKERFLAESDENIAKYRKRYSVPIPETDGRIAMDNMVELAVSAYEAELITYEKLEYLLSVSSLKPEDVGVKEPPVHKFPSDEELDSIMDE is encoded by the coding sequence ATGGTTAAAGAGAACAAAGCCGGAAAACTGACTGGTTTTGAAATAGCGGAACTTCAAAAAAATGCTAGGTCAAAACTTGGCGAATACAAAAAAACGTATGATATCATAGGCATACAGGTTTTCTCTATGCTAGGCCTGTGCGCCAGGATCATTTATTATCCGTTAGGCAGAGACGCGCCTTGGGGATTCACTCGTATGATCGGCTCTAAAGGAGAAGAGGTTGGCGATAAGCCATTTGTGGCTATAAATACTTCTATACCTGTCGACTGCCAGGTGTTTGCCGCCGCGCATGAGTTGTACCACATCTGGTATGGCGACAAAGCGGATATCGTCCCGGCCACGCTTTTGGATGAATCACACGAAGGGCGCAATGAGCTGAAAGCAAACCGGTTTGCGGCCGAATTTCTTGTCGATGCGGCGTTACTGCGGCAGGAAATAGAGCTTTATGGCATCTCTCCGAACAAGATAACGATTAAAGATATTTTAATTCTAGCATCACTGTTCATCGTCCCCTACCGTACAATGGTAAAACGCTTGCAGGAAATAGACGTGATAGACCAAAAAAATAAAGAACGTTTTCTTGCTGAAAGTGATGAAAATATAGCAAAGTACAGGAAACGTTACTCTGTGCCGATACCGGAAACAGATGGACGCATTGCTATGGATAATATGGTTGAATTGGCTGTCAGTGCCTATGAGGCTGAACTCATAACTTATGAGAAACTTGAATATCTGCTCAGCGTCAGCAGCTTGAAACCGGAGGATGTCGGGGTTAAGGAGCCGCCTGTTCATAAGTTCCCTTCTGACGAAGAACTGGACAGCATTATGGATGAGTGA
- a CDS encoding TlyA family RNA methyltransferase, which translates to MKQKLIRLDKFITDRKLAASRTAAQNYIEEGRVTVGGVTITKAASMVPQDASVKIDAPEREWVSRGAYKLLKAIESFAIKADGRRCVDIGASTGGFTEVLLANGAAKVYAVDVGYGQLAWKLRGDPRVAVLERTNARNLTLEMIDGEKADIVVSDASFISITLLLPKMEELLKEDGLMAVLVKPQFEAGRERVGKGVITDPALHREILGEVADFIEKDTGLSLEAADYSPIRGPEGNIEFLFLLRHKGMENAANRPDLDKIVEEAHKNTCAHPR; encoded by the coding sequence ATGAAACAGAAACTTATACGGCTTGATAAATTTATAACGGACAGAAAGTTGGCCGCCTCCCGCACGGCGGCGCAGAACTATATCGAAGAGGGACGCGTGACGGTGGGCGGAGTCACGATCACCAAAGCGGCCTCCATGGTACCGCAGGACGCGAGCGTAAAAATAGACGCTCCCGAAAGGGAGTGGGTGAGCCGGGGCGCCTACAAACTGCTCAAAGCTATCGAAAGCTTCGCCATAAAGGCGGACGGCAGGCGCTGCGTAGACATCGGAGCCTCGACCGGCGGTTTTACGGAAGTGCTGTTAGCGAACGGCGCGGCAAAAGTCTACGCGGTAGACGTCGGATACGGACAGCTCGCCTGGAAGCTGCGCGGCGATCCCCGCGTCGCCGTGCTCGAACGAACAAACGCGAGAAACCTCACGCTGGAGATGATAGACGGAGAAAAGGCCGACATCGTCGTCTCCGACGCCTCCTTCATCTCGATCACGCTGCTGCTCCCCAAAATGGAGGAGCTGCTCAAGGAGGACGGCCTGATGGCGGTCCTCGTCAAGCCGCAGTTCGAGGCTGGGCGCGAGAGGGTGGGGAAGGGCGTCATCACCGATCCCGCGCTGCACCGCGAAATACTCGGCGAAGTGGCGGACTTCATCGAAAAGGATACCGGCCTGTCGCTGGAAGCGGCCGACTACTCGCCGATACGCGGCCCGGAGGGAAACATCGAGTTCCTCTTCCTTTTGCGGCACAAAGGCATGGAAAATGCCGCCAATAGGCCGGATCTTGATAAAATCGTGGAGGAGGCGCACAAAAATACCTGCGCCCACCCCAGATAG
- a CDS encoding helix-turn-helix domain-containing protein codes for MYAMDYAQVGANIQEQLSLKGIKQQELADALSISKQVMNKIIKGYKAINVNELAQIASVLGTTTDALLAVRKETILPESLSFMGNIHDSKTREKVDLIRSAIDEIHLLEELVNG; via the coding sequence ATGTATGCGATGGACTATGCTCAGGTCGGCGCCAATATCCAGGAACAGCTAAGCTTGAAGGGAATCAAACAGCAGGAGCTGGCTGACGCTCTTTCTATATCCAAGCAGGTGATGAATAAGATTATCAAAGGGTATAAGGCGATCAACGTAAATGAATTGGCACAAATCGCTTCCGTGCTTGGCACCACGACAGACGCGCTTCTCGCCGTCAGGAAGGAAACGATTTTGCCGGAGAGTCTTAGCTTCATGGGAAATATACATGACAGCAAGACCAGAGAAAAGGTTGATCTTATTCGTTCCGCGATAGACGAAATTCATTTGCTGGAGGAACTTGTTAATGGTTAA